The Eleginops maclovinus isolate JMC-PN-2008 ecotype Puerto Natales chromosome 3, JC_Emac_rtc_rv5, whole genome shotgun sequence genome includes a region encoding these proteins:
- the LOC134862009 gene encoding cholecystokinin-like, whose product MNVGICVCVVLLAALSSSSMSLPSQSMSQRAEGEALVSDSMAPPSSHHTRLARSAPGPPSGQLANYNPSQETADARISLSQLLARLLSRKASPYQGRSSLTSRASGLSPAHRIKDRDYQGWMDFGRRSAEEYEYAS is encoded by the exons ATGAATGTaggaatctgtgtgtgtgttgttctccTGGCTGCTCTGTCCAGCAGCTCCATGAGTCTGCCCTCACAATCAatg TCCCAGAGAGCAGAGGGTGAGGCTCTGGTGTCAGACAGCATGGCTCCCCCCTCATCCCACCACACACGCCTGGCCCGCTCGGCCCCTGGTCCCCCCTCAGGGCAGCTCGCCAACTACAACCCATCCCAAGAGACCGCAGATGCTCGGATCAGCCTGAGCCAGCTCCTGGCCAGACTCCTCTCCAGGAAAG CCTCCCCCTACCAGGGCAGATCCTCCCTCACCAGCAGAGCCAGCGGCCTGTCCCCCGCCCACAGGATAAAGGACAGAGACTACCAAGGCTGGATGGACTTTGGACGACGCAGTGCAGAGGAGTATGAGTACGCCTCCTAA